tgcacgggtctcacttgagtcatatgtgttatggtgatatttttggagagatttgatgtggtggtaattagagactattatatatgttctaattgagctataatttatggagtatttgccataattgtgaacttgattaattatgttaaaattacataatttattatttgttagtgaatgtgagtaatttatgtggagcatagataagcttttacattatttattattatgcttatccatatgatatgagttctcacccttctgttggaatgatgttctatgcgacatcgctcaggtaccaaagatagtggagcttctcgcgagggttagttggaggagctagtctttcatttacggtttagttaggggagtcatgctctgttatgtaacaccgggaaacgtttagttttgtaccttgatgttaagagttacctatgaactctctttatgttaaattttggagttgaaataaatccgctgtgctatgcatatgatgttgcgacattaatgttggaaaatttatatatttattatgagcatgacaggtgttttgatttatgtttctggagaataagtgtgacaccctctgtgttatgcattttactctgatttatgatatattattatgcggggtttagagggtgttacattagtggtatcagagcatgatTGGTCAGTAGTCTAGGGTTATTAGCATGTCTAATTCTTTTTGTATTCGATATGTGTTTATGACACAATCGATACTGTTTTGGAATTCCTATCCCGAGTTGTTCGTTTAAGGaaattttcgagggcgaaaattcttaagtgggggagagttgtaacaccccattttctgttattaggttatttattattttattttaattagtattatggtatatggtaattaagtgattttgttagataattaagtgattatgtgatatagataaatacggttttagggtttagtatGAGTAATTGAgtgtggggcccattgtatggctatttaagggttaggagtgaaatagaaagaaagaaaagaaaaaaaataaggattagaagagaagcagaacaagaaacacgtgaaagcagagaaggagaggagaaaagaggagaaaacttagaactgatctacaagaggtaagggtttgaattcatgttttatggattggtatgatagtggataatgatagaaagcatgatttaggaaccctaggttgcaaaaattcccaaattgaaatagttagggtttggcttttagatgattttgggggtagatgataggcttgcatgatgcgcagaaatttacgttctcttgtaccctttttcgtgctataTTAATGgcagaatttgaagaagtagtcttcataaaagttgtaggtttttctgttacgaaacgtttgtcactggtttcacgtcattccgacgtctgtagctcgagttatgtgtattttagtgagtataggttaaggtgtccagtttcttacgaactgcggttagtgtacgatttttcctgatttttgtactttgaattgtgacttgaaaatttatagaggtttacaaaacgtgtatacggaaccatgataaaaatattagatttttctgagtatatttgataatttacatctgtttaatagttcattagatgtgtggtgcgcgcacatggcgagttgcgcaagaacatgtcgcaagatgtcgcgacatggcgagttgcgtagggagatgtcgtgagatgtcgcgacatggcgagttattcagcgacatggcgagttgcgtagggagatgtcgtgagatgtcgcgacatggcgagttgtgcagtgagatgtcgcgagatggcgagcatgagcatgtcgcgagtttttgggaaaatttagagagaaatccagtctttaggaaatagttgcagaacctgttatatatgaattatatttaatttacatctatttttaataatcattatatgatgttgtttctgaattgatgttatgtttgagatgctaagttgttgtgattgcaagttgtataattgataacatgtaatatgtgttttgtgcaactggtgatgaatatgctaaaataattaggacttggagatggtctgaatatgcatatgttagttgagttttgcacaatacactgcatagttgtcaagaggcaatgtttgctagttctcgtggaggctagtgacttgtcccaaaactggagtggttttgaagcctagagcgagggctttattggtggttatctgtctggagtggatgcagtgataccgctaaggataacaactttggtaccaaaggcatttgcacgggtctcacttgagtcatatgtgttatggtgatatttttggagagatttgatgtggtggtaattagagactattatatatgttctaattgagctataatttatggagtatttgccataattgtgaacttgattaattatgttaaaattacataatttattatttgttagtgaatgtgagtaatttatgtggagcatagataagcttttacattatttattattatgcttatccatatgatatgagttctcacccttctgttggaatgatgttctatgcgacatcgctcaggtaccaaagatagtggagcttctcgcgagggttagttggaggagctagtctttcatttacggtttagttaggggagtcatgctctgttatgtaacaccgggaaacgtttagttttgtaccttgatgttaagagttacctatgaactctctttatgttaaattttggagttgaaataaatccgctgtgctatgcatatgatgttgcgacattaatgttggaaaatttatatatttattatgagcatgacaggtgttttgatttatgtttctggagaataagtgtgacaccctctgtgttatgcattttactctgatttatgatatattattatgcggggtttagagggtgttacaaaaTACAGTAAATAcatcaaaagtgcaattaaactTGGATATTTTCCTATTCTAAATTTTAGTTTGGAGGGTACCTATTAAATTCCTTTTACAAAtaagtttaaactttttttatatacataggaaaataatataattttttttcgaaacaggaaaataataatattaagagtttaattttgatgcaccgacggtgtaaagtttttttacaccgtcaaccaatcagatttcaaggatgtgacatgtcaattaaagaaattaaatgaaaagagagatttctcacatccttgaaatctgattggttgacggtgtaaaaaaactttacaccgtcggtgcatcaaactttttctctaatATTAAACTAACTATGATGAATTGGTTcccaaatgatagctcaagtgataagagctaTGAGACATGTGGGTTGGGTgtgggaggtccagggatcaatccATGACGagtacaatttatctttctgatgtataaaaaaactatgatgaattaatgttcgacaaaaaaaataaaactatgaTGAATTATATAATGAATTGTTTAAACATGATTTTTGAGTGAGCCCATATAAGTACCCATGTGATGACCGAAATCTTTACCTCATGATTAAAGGATGATGTGAGTTAATCACCATATACACCACAAATCAATTGTACACCAcacaacacattttttttttttggtacacatTTGTTTAAACATGATTTAAATCTTAAATTGGTAAAGTGAATAAGTATATTTTTAAACTAAAGTGAATAAGTATCTTAAAGATCTTGTTactaatttgaaaattaaaatattaaattatgtttgatttttttttatatcgcaAACATAAATTGCACCATCCAAATATCGATCCCTAAACATCCCCTACCCAACTTATATGTCACCTAGGTCTTAGTAGTTGAGCTCATTCGGGGCAATGTTAGATTACTTTTGAACACAGAAAACTAAAAAGCTTGTTAAGAGcgctagttcttaattcttaattcttagcattattcatgtgggcccgtattgccacatgtgcttaagtaactctcaaacaattttgctccaaccatgagttcttagttcttacaaTTATTCATTTAGTcacaccaaccacattatttatactttttattttcataaagtaataaaacaaaactcataaagtaatttggatgagagagaaaaaataatttttatgctaagaactcaaaaaataaaacttcatGTCAGCCCttcaatggttaagaactcagttcttagttcttaactcaaaaataagaactaaaaaccttacattggagatgctcttagctATGATTTTTACATTGATGGAATTTATATGGTTTCTTAACCGGTTAAATTGTTTTTAATGCCATAGTTTAATTATCTTTGAATAGTTTtgtttgcttataaaaaaaatcttcccATGGTTTTGTTGGGTACCTAACGTTTGAAGTTTATTGGCTTTTAATGGAATGGATTTTTTGTCAGTTGAGGTTCCACGAATATGCTCACCGTTATGCTTTCATATATTATGTTCTTGAGCAATTAACAAGGGTGAAGAGATACACATCAATTTTAAACATGGTTTATGTTACGTTTTTTAAGACAACTATTAGTATTTCCTATATATCTATCAATGTATACCACAACTAAAAGAACAAAACAAAGGGAAAGTAGAGGGAAATTGAGAGACACAGGTAGCAAAAATTAGTTTTATCCAGGTAttgtatatatttttatgtGGGTTGATATTCTAGTGCTTCGTTTTCTCCAGTTATGAATCCAAATCAATTGGTTAAAAGAGTCTATTGTATTATGATGAGTTGTCACATTTAGAGCGAATAAACTCTCAAAGATAGTGTTATGTGACACGCCTCAGACTATTATGATTCTTATTGTAATTTTAGTTGAAATTTTATTGAGTTACTACTGCAAAAATTACAACAATCTCAAACTTTTACgaatagaaaaaaaatctaTTGATCAGTCTTTACCCCTTTGTACACTAATTGTGGATGAGGATTAGTCTTGAGACTTAAGACGGCAAGCTGTGAGGAACGGGATAGTTAGTTAAGGATTAAAAGAAATATTGAAAGTGATTTGTGGCTTAGCCCTAAAAAAATGCACTTTTTGGCCCCCAAATGATTAAAAAGTGTTTTGTGATATCTTTGGGACATCGTCGTTTATTATGAAATCATATGTCTGCGGACCTTCAGTTCTGCTGCTTTGTCGACTCACTTAATTCTCACGCTTTGCACTTTTTGTTTGGGAAAAAAGTGGTAAGGCCGTAAGGGTATCTCCATTGATGAAAGTGCACTAAAATTGTGAAACTCTATGAGCAATTTGTGGGTGAGCTGCTTTTAGGTTTTGAGAACAATGTTTAGCAACTCGATTTCCACGGTGGAGTGTCAAGAGTTGCTGCAGATAATAGCAACTGATATGAACTGGAGCCCACTCCAACAAATGGgtgaaaaaatataattttgataCATTTAGACTctactttctctttcatactatcaattttcactcatttttcttttatctctCTGCACTTCTTATCTCATTTATctctgttttcttcttttttgatgAAGGTGTACATGTAAATGATACGTAGGGGTGTTTGCGGTCTAAATTGGTTCAATTTTGAGAGAAAAATTCATCTGATCCAATCACTTTAATTTTCACTTCATCATCCAatcagttttttctttttcttttttaaatctCAATCAATCCAAAAGGATTGGGTTTCGATTTTTCAAAGACGCAATGAATATCGAAATCAATGAAGAAATAGAAATTAAATTGAATCAAAAAGTAAAGAATTAATCCTTAACTAACTATCCTGACTTAACAAAAGTCTGGGGTGGGATTGTTTCTcaacatattatatatatatatatatatatatatatatatatatttctctttaaaaaaaagtcTCCAACAAGCTACCACACATTCCCCCTTCTTTGCTTAGTACCTCTAAAATAGGaagatttgttttttaatcCTATATAGTTGATGAcatatttttcaaatatatgtTCACTTTCATGCATATATTTCAAATTATTACTTAAAACTCTTTTTATCCAAATACATCTTCATAATagttatataaacatataaaaaCGTAAATATGTGAGTATGAATGATATGATATATGTacaaataaaattttatatatttgaaaacaTTCTGTTTGAATtagattggttcggttttgagAATTAAATCTGAAATATGATAATAATCTACTAAATTGCTTATTGCTGGtaccacacaaaaaaaaatcaaggtaTCACAGAATTTGTCATACATTAATTAAGGGTAAACATAGAAGATTATATAAACTTTATTAAAATCAATACATTAATTGATCTGATTACATTCAAAATAAGCATAATTGTCTCAAAATGGTCTTATAAATAGTAACAAAATAAATAGTAACAAAATACGACAACAGATTAAAAGGTGATTGACCTAATCAATTTTCAAGTATTATTGGGGTACTCCCACcaatatctattaccattggagcATATTTTTAATTCTAACATGGCTAGTGAGGGTATGTGAGTAGATACTCAATTTAGACATGAAAAGTGTGTTTGCAATTATTATTGCTTAATGTAAAGgtttaaataaaacttgcaattaataaaacaatttttttatataaactttttagagttgttgggttggagtaaaaattaataaaatgatgtaGATAATGTGGCATTATTGGGAGTTGTAAAATGTAAATACTTTAGTGAATATCATGGTTAAAGATGTTCTTATGCCTTTTCTTCGGTGTTTCACTTGCCCAAGTGGTCAAGTCTAATAAGGGTAAGTGGTCTTTGACTTTAGTCAACTCTAATATAAAATGAGTACGTTACTTTCAAACACATCACGATTTACCGTGCGATAACATCAGTAAGTTTTGGACCTATGCTAGACCCTTTTAATGGCATAATCTTCACTTGTGTTCTTCTAgaaagttgtagccctttatGCTAGGTTTGTGCGGCTTCACACCATGCCCAAGTCTGAGTTATGTAACTTAAGATGTGATTGTTTTAATCTAAACTGTTCAAATTCACAAGTTTCAGAGAAAGCATGATTGCACAAAATTTTGACCAAGCTAAAGACATACAGATGTTGGGctaacatgaaagttgtagagcTTTCTTCTAACTTTCGAATGATATATTATTTGTCCCATTTGGTGGATCGCTAGAGCTTCAGGTTCATCTGGTTCTAGTGGAAAGGGTCATAGAATTAAACACTTTTCTATCAAAAATTCAAATGGGTATGATAGTTCAAGACTCAACTAAGTCATCAAAATAATGCACAAAAGCAATATGATCATGCTTAGAATATCATAAATAGTGTTCATCAATCATGCATTGAACCTTAAAACCAACGCATGCAAAGCATTGTAAAATACATTTCATTGCTATAACATTTAGCAAGGTATCATCCCCTTTATAGATAGTGTCATCTACAAACTGGAACATTAAGACCCTCACCTCCCATTCCACACATAACCTGCGGCCTGAGAATTTATCAGACGCCACAACTTCCTTAAGCAAGCCATTGAGATCATATGCCACAAAAGGTTCAAAAAACGGAGTCATAGGGTCACCCTGCCTAAGCCTTTTCTCTATCTTAAATTCCTCACATGGGTTGCCATTGAATAAGACGGATACAGTGCAGGACTCCAAGCACCTTTTGATCCATTTTACCGACCTGTCACATAAATTTAGCCTCCACGACATGTTTAAGACATCTCATTGGTCATAGGAAAAAGTAAAGAGCGAAGTGATATGACaactaaaaaaaatagagatGAGAAGAGAAGTTGAGTGAAAATAGAATGAATAAAGTGAGTCCAAATATATAGTAGTTGTTTGGTTATAGACACTGTTAAGTTAAGATAAGTGAAATATGAAAagaagtaagaaaaaaaaatgaatatgatTTTTTGTCAAAAGAGTCACAGATTAAAGTCACAACAACAATCCACAATACTTAGTTACTTACATCAAGTAAGCAGGGGAAGTCAAATCTCATAAGCAGTGGCGGAACTTcaacaaaatttaaatttataggGGAgcacaaataaatttaaatatataaattttgaaatattttactaacactaaaaaaatatttcatagaGAATCAAAAGTCATTAGTCTAAGTACATAAATATGTTAATTCATATATTGATATCATATactaaaatcaaaataacataaaGTGTTGCTAACAATAATGAAATAACTAAATTTCCTTACATAAAATATtagtattatatttatttttataagcttGTTTTGTTGGGTAAGTCCCTACTCTTTCTACTTTTTCTAGTAgtgtgactttttaaaaaaaaaaaattggtattGTGACGCTCACATaagttttattagttttatattttttttttgtactcaatatataatttaaacaaCAACTTCTTATCATTGCAATTGACACTTGTTAGGTAACATATATGATTTTTACAGTATAATATATCCTATATACTAAAAGTTTTTTTGGCCAAATCTCTGAGGGAGCTACAGCTCCTCTATGTCCACCAAAAGGTCTGCCACTGCTCATAAGCACGAAGAGCAATACTCAATTCTTAAGCAAAGAACCCAAAGATACATAAATAGCAttgtaagattggatactctcaccaccAATTGTGTGTGTGGTagacaatgttatttataataataaaagtacagaatatgctaaggaatattctgaggcatattacaaaatatataaaagaatATCTCGTAGGATAATACGCTTATTTATCTCtaacacccccccccccccaagctTAGCGTTGGATTTAGACCAACTCAAAGCTTGGATCTAAAAAGGTCAAACAATGGACGAGGCAAcgccttagtgaaaatatcaacAAGCTGGAGAGAAGTAGGCACATGGCGAACAAGCACATCATGCAAATGCTTTGAATCGAACAAGCACATCATAAAAATCATACTTGCGCTTCAATGGATAAAACCAAGTAAACCGGGAGAAGTCATccacaaaaataacaaagtaAGAGAAATCATCAATGGAATCAACGGGAGACGGTCCCCATAAATCACAATGTATAAGGTCTAAAACTGCAGAAGCTCGTTTATGATTATCATAGAAGACTAAACGCTTACTCTTAGCCATCTGACAAGAAGTGCAGCATATGGGCTTAGGCAAAATAGAGGAAACATCTAAACAACCatgtttatgcaattgtttaatGATGTCAAAATTAACATGTCCTAACCGTGAGTGCCACAATTCAAAGGAGGCACGAGGTAATGGAGAATTGGTAGTAAGCAACGCTTGCGGTCCTTGATTCAGCACATAAAATCCTTGTTCACATCGGCCCCTTCCTAGAATGGCGCCTGTCTTTCGGTTCTGAAGCACAAAAGAACCATCCAGAAAAATAGCTCTAGCATTATGGTCATGTGTCAATTTGCTAACAGAGACAAGATTTTTAGTTAACCGAGGCACAACCAAAACATTAGATAAAGGAACAGAATGTGAAACAGAACGAGAACCAATATGGGAAATATGTAAGCCAGCACCATTACCCACAAGAACACGATCATTACCAGAGTAGTCATGAGAGTCTGTTAGCTGAGATAGAGAAGGAGTCATATGAGAGGTGCCACTTGTATCCATATACCAGTCAGAACGGTTTGAGTTGTCCAACGAACAACCCGCAGCAAATGATTGTGCCAAATTTGCAGACATAGAAGAACGATCCCAGCGAACCAGACACTTAGCAGCATAATGACCTTGCTCACGAAAAATTTGACAGCGAGGAGTATAACAATCACGACGACTAGAGCCACCATTGTTGCGACGCTGACGAGAGCCACCATTAGAGTGGCCATGATTTCCACCACTAAACCCTCCACTGAAATTTTTACAGTTTCCATTAGGGGAAGACTGATTTCCAGAAGAGCGAGCCTGAGTGTTTGCATGGAAGGCAGCAGGCGGAGGGGTCATAGAGTCCTCAAGAGAAGCCTGAAAAATAGCATGGCTCTCGGCCTTACAAAGAATGTCAGCAAAAAAAGGTAGAGGTACCTGATCAAGCTGACCTGTggaaaaatttgcatatgaggGGCCAAGACCACGAAGAAACCAATGAACTTTGTCATCATTAGCCACAGGTGCATCAATAGCAGCTAACTGATCACAAATGGTGCGGAATTTCAGGCTAT
This portion of the Lotus japonicus ecotype B-129 chromosome 3, LjGifu_v1.2 genome encodes:
- the LOC130743778 gene encoding uncharacterized protein LOC130743778: MSWRLNLCDRSVKWIKRCLESCTVSVLFNGNPCEEFKIEKRLRQGDPMTPFFEPFVAYDLNGLLKEVVASDKFSGRRLCVEWEVRVLMFQFVDDTIYKGDDTLLNVIAMKFES